The following are encoded together in the Primulina tabacum isolate GXHZ01 chromosome 18, ASM2559414v2, whole genome shotgun sequence genome:
- the LOC142533825 gene encoding agamous-like MADS-box protein MADS3 translates to MGRGKVVLERISNKVNRQVTFGKRKKGLLKKASELSVLCDAEVALILFSNEGKLFHFGSTGTKNTIDRYRQFHSKNTIEGEDGEHESQSICQAVTKLNAKYQSLQLLNRHLLGEDLGSLSLKKLRNLEKQIEGTLSKARKFKTKKMLERVEALRKLDSELEQQNKELKEKIDKEMQLQEGNYGRRGSL, encoded by the exons ATGGGGAGAGGGAAAGTTGTGTTGGAGAGAATAAGCAACAAGGTGAATAGACAAGTCACGTTTGGTAAAAGAAAGAAGGGTTTGTTGAAGAAAGCTTCGGAGTTGTCTGTGTTGTGTGATGCAGAGGTTGCTTTGATCCTCTTCTCCAATGAGGGCAAGCTTTTTCACTTCGGGAGTACTGG AACAAAGAATACTATAGACAGGTACAGGCAGTTCCATTCCAAGAATACAATCGAAGGAGAAGATGGTGAACATGAAAGCCAG TCTATTTGCCAAGCTGTGACGAAGTTAAACGCCAAATATCAATCCCTTCAACTTCTAAATAG GCACTTACTTGGAGAAGATCTAGGATCCCTTAGTTTGAAGAAATTGAGAAACCTTGAGAAACAAATCGAGGGAACCctatcaaaagcaaggaaattTAAG ACCAAGAAGATGCTGGAACGGGTGGAAGCTTTACGAAAATTG GACAGTGAACTTGAACAACAAAATAAAGAGCTTAAAGAGAAG ATTGATAAAGAAATGCAACTGCAAGAAGGAAATTATGGTCGTCGAGGCTCGTTGTGA
- the LOC142532848 gene encoding uncharacterized protein LOC142532848 produces the protein MPKNMMNCRTQILNPRILHNICAKTTNLSPHFPTNPNPKLQKTTLFTAHNAVNQQQKAVSTISVNETEISNIDVINVKLKTLGGCKLGISRYPDFEYDAQGGSGTGKATVPVSNNSNDRLSGEVFVDFDVNTLYIPAVSTATTKFLRLPLPPFLNIHIVPEILSGKINTESGQVDLRLKAKFYFSVGSIYRAAPLVVDTVLTSEEATGDIRGGRGARLNEQGFCALVGVARVDPIGDLFMDSFLSLPSECLAYLQATISFVNK, from the exons ATGCCCAAAAATATGATGAATTGTCGAACCCAGATCCTGAATCCCCGTATCTTGCACAATATTTGCGCTAAAACTACAAATTTATCTCCGCATTTTCCAACAAACCCAAACCCGAAGCTCCAAAAAACAACCCTTTTCACCGCTCACAACGCTGTAAATCAGCAACAAAAAGCAGTGTCTACTATTTCCGTTAACGAAACAGAAATCTCTAATATTGATGTAATAAACGTAAAGTTGAAGACTTTAGGAGGTTGTAAACTTGGGATTTCAAGGTATCCTGATTTTGAGTATGACGCCCAAGGGGGTTCAGGCACTGGGAAAGCTACAGTACCAGTTTCGAATAATAGTAACGATCGTCTGAGCGGTGAAGTTTTTGTTGACTTCGACGTTAATACGCTGTACATCCCGGCCGTGTCAACCGCCACAACTAAATTTTTGAGACTGCCTCTGCCACCGTTTTTAAACATCCACATTGTTCCGGAGATCTTAAGTGGGAAAATCAACACAGAATCCGGCCAG GTTGATCTGAGATTGAAAGCCAAGTTCTACTTCTCGGTGGGGAGCATCTACAGAGCTGCACCACTTGTAGTGGACACAGTTCTGACATCAGAGGAAGCAACGGGAGATATCAGGGGAGGGAGAGGAGCGAGGCTGAATGAACAAGGGTTTTGCGCACTTGTTGGGGTTGCGAGAGTTGACCCAATCGGAGACTTGTTCATGGATTCTTTTCTTAGTCTTCCTTCTGAATGCCTAGCATATTTGCAAGCTACGATATCGTTTGTAAATAAATAG
- the LOC142533731 gene encoding dihydrodipicolinate reductase-like protein CRR1, chloroplastic isoform X1, with the protein MAALCCRFHPRIKKHNPKNVKIFPYVSCSMQPTQTNIKVIINGAAKEIGRAAVVAITKARGMEVAGAVDSNLVGEDIGKICDMEDALEIPVMNDLTLVLGSISQSKAQAVVLDFTDPSTVYENVKQATAFGMKSVVYVPRIKMDTVSALSAFCERASMGCLVAPTLSIGSILLQQAAISASFHYNNVEIVESRSNAGGQDFPSQDAIQIANNITNLGHVYNREDISADIKARGEVVGEDGVRVHSLILPGLPSSTSVYFSRPGEVYTIKHDIMDVQCLMPGLILAIRKVVRLKSLVYGLEKLL; encoded by the exons ATGGCAGCCTTATGCTGCAGATTCCACCCCAGAATCAAGAAACACAACCCCAAAAATGTCAAGATTTTCCCTTACGTTTCTTGCTCGATGCAGCCAACTCAAACCAATATCAAG GTAATCATAAATGGAGCAGCCAAGGAAATTGGTAGGGCAGCTGTGGTTGCTATAACAAAAGCCAGAGGAATGGAAGTGGCTGGTGCTGTTGATTCCAATCTCGTTGGAGAAGACATAGGAAAG ATCTGTGACATGGAAGATGCATTGGAAATTCCAGTAATGAATGATCTAACCTTGGTCTTAGGTTCcatatcacag TCAAAAGCACAGGCAGTAGTGTTGGATTTCACCGACCCTTCAACAGTTTATGAGAATGTCAAACAG GCAACAGCATTTGGGATGAAGAGTGTGGTTTATGTTCCCAGAATTAAAATGGATACAGTCTCCGCATTATCTGCCTTTTGTGAGAGAGCCAGCATG GGTTGTTTGGTGGCACCAACCCTTTCAATAGGATCCATACTACTCCAGCAAGCTGCAATTTCTGCCTCTTTTCACTACAACAATGTGGAGATTGTTGAATCCAGATCAAATGCTGGG GGACAGGATTTTCCATCACAGGATGCGATACAAATAGCAAACAACATTACAAATCTCGGTCATGTGTACAACCGAGAAGACATTTCAGCGGACATTAAG GCAAGGGGCGAAGTTGTGGGAGAAGATGGGGTAAGAGTACACAGTTTGATTCTTCCAGGTCTTCCATCCAGCACCTCTGTCTACTTTTCCAGGCCAGGCGAG GTTTACACCATCAAGCATGACATCATGGACGTGCAATGTCTCATGCCAGGCCTGATTCTAGCCATTAGAAAAGTTGTCCGACTAAAG AGTCTGGTGTATGGTTTAGAGAAGCTTTTGTAG
- the LOC142533731 gene encoding dihydrodipicolinate reductase-like protein CRR1, chloroplastic isoform X2, which yields MAALCCRFHPRIKKHNPKNVKIFPYVSCSMQPTQTNIKVIINGAAKEIGRAAVVAITKARGMEVAGAVDSNLVGEDIGKICDMEDALEIPVMNDLTLVLGSISQSKAQAVVLDFTDPSTVYENVKQATAFGMKSVVYVPRIKMDTVSALSAFCERASMGCLVAPTLSIGSILLQQAAISASFHYNNVEIVESRSNAGDFPSQDAIQIANNITNLGHVYNREDISADIKARGEVVGEDGVRVHSLILPGLPSSTSVYFSRPGEVYTIKHDIMDVQCLMPGLILAIRKVVRLKSLVYGLEKLL from the exons ATGGCAGCCTTATGCTGCAGATTCCACCCCAGAATCAAGAAACACAACCCCAAAAATGTCAAGATTTTCCCTTACGTTTCTTGCTCGATGCAGCCAACTCAAACCAATATCAAG GTAATCATAAATGGAGCAGCCAAGGAAATTGGTAGGGCAGCTGTGGTTGCTATAACAAAAGCCAGAGGAATGGAAGTGGCTGGTGCTGTTGATTCCAATCTCGTTGGAGAAGACATAGGAAAG ATCTGTGACATGGAAGATGCATTGGAAATTCCAGTAATGAATGATCTAACCTTGGTCTTAGGTTCcatatcacag TCAAAAGCACAGGCAGTAGTGTTGGATTTCACCGACCCTTCAACAGTTTATGAGAATGTCAAACAG GCAACAGCATTTGGGATGAAGAGTGTGGTTTATGTTCCCAGAATTAAAATGGATACAGTCTCCGCATTATCTGCCTTTTGTGAGAGAGCCAGCATG GGTTGTTTGGTGGCACCAACCCTTTCAATAGGATCCATACTACTCCAGCAAGCTGCAATTTCTGCCTCTTTTCACTACAACAATGTGGAGATTGTTGAATCCAGATCAAATGCTGGG GATTTTCCATCACAGGATGCGATACAAATAGCAAACAACATTACAAATCTCGGTCATGTGTACAACCGAGAAGACATTTCAGCGGACATTAAG GCAAGGGGCGAAGTTGTGGGAGAAGATGGGGTAAGAGTACACAGTTTGATTCTTCCAGGTCTTCCATCCAGCACCTCTGTCTACTTTTCCAGGCCAGGCGAG GTTTACACCATCAAGCATGACATCATGGACGTGCAATGTCTCATGCCAGGCCTGATTCTAGCCATTAGAAAAGTTGTCCGACTAAAG AGTCTGGTGTATGGTTTAGAGAAGCTTTTGTAG
- the LOC142533588 gene encoding transcription factor bHLH118-like — protein MFDLRSGDELSFVTKSISGQEDKLSFDDLISDQASLGCNVPSTTATATSSTTISTQKQRFIEFGVEESITKKKNELGIRIRKNERRNLEKRRRNEMANLYASLQTLIPFECIKGKRSISDHMHEAVNYIKHKKKNIQDLKIRRDQLKELSDISENSKLSVTVNVETRGVEILIHSCLENRSFRISTVFVEIMERDLDVVAWVTTTVNGKFFHKIQAESSNATYIDPSVLQERLIYVINN, from the exons ATGTTTGATTTACGATCAGGAGATGAGCTGTCTTTTGTAACCAAATCAATTTCTGGACAAGAAGATAAATTATCATTTGACGATTTGATTTCGGATCAAGCTTCTCTTGGATGCAACGTACCTTCCACCACCGCCACGGCCACCTCCAGCACCACAATCAGCACACAAAAACAAAGATTCATAGAGTTCGGGGTTGAAGAAAGCAtaacaaagaagaaaaatgaaCTCGGTATACGTATCAGGAAAAACGAGCGTAGAAATCTTGAAAAGCGAAGAAGGAATGAGATGGCTAATCTTTATGCATCTCTTCAAACCCTTATTCCATTCGAATGCATCAAG GGGAAACGTTCAATATCCGACCACATGCACGAGGCAGTAAATTACATAAAACACAAGAAAAAGAACATCCAAGACTTGAAAATAAGACGAGACCAGCTAAAGGAACTCTCAGATATATCAGAGAACTCGAAGCTTTCTGTCACGGTGAATGTTGAAACGAGAGGGGTGGAGATCCTGATCCATTCTTGCTTGGAAAATCGAAGCTTTCGAATCTCAACAGTGTTTGTAGAAATAATGGAAAGGGATCTCGATGTGGTTGCTTGGGTCACCACAACAGTCAACGGGAAGTTCTTTCACAAAATTCAGGCAGAG TCGAGCAACGCGACATACATTGATCCATCTGTTTTGCAAGAAAGACTGATATATGTCATAAACAATTAG
- the LOC142532198 gene encoding putative transcriptional regulator SLK2 isoform X1 — translation MVPSRMTGGLAQSLSSSGIFFQGDGQSQVAGNSQLSSNFVNSSNSLHVQACANLGPVSGDISSTILNGVASSIPSVGASSLVTDANSGLPEVPHLQRSASINTESHMRLPASPMSFSSNNICISVSSVMDASSMAQQSSNRDLGLQQGQKIQQHQGASISTSGDPRMPNSFTQDPAAISTQQKKPRLDVKQEDVIQQQVLQQLLRNQDIMQLQNPNPQLQALIQQQKLRQQQQQLLQNMPPMQRAQLLQQQQQLQLRQQLQQQGMPPASGVKRPYDGGVCSRRLMQYLYHQRQRTADNPIAYWRKFVAEYYSPRAKKRWCLSLYDNVGNHSLGVFPQAAMDAWLCDICGSKSGRGFEATFEVFPRLNEIKFGSGVIDELLFLDLPRECRFPSGMMMLEYGKAVQESVFEQLRVVREGQLRIMFTPDLKILSWEFCARRHEELLPRKLVAPQVNQLLQVAQKCQSTISESGSSGVSQSDIQANSAMVVTARRQLARSLELQSLNDLGFSKRYVRCLQIAEVVNSMKDLMDFCSEQKVGPTEGLKNIPRHIKEVNAQMQKAQAMEQMRSIQGPPADPNMLHKFMAIRPSLNSQMNNNTQRAVVGQEALSSSAQATAALSNYPTLLTRQNSTNSNHNSVHLEASSPFSTASQPRSSMIPTSSGILPRALQIPPVGGFSSCHLPQQQQVPQHSSGGNVLQQHMIQQLLQDMSNKNSGGAVPQQSLSVHNNSGGNWDARELRNSDSPAAVNGPGNVVGQQPPSRSNSFKATANGESSAPTGTFGFSQKPSDLPHNLHLSDELVNDIAHEYIENGFFSNDFDDDMNFSWKP, via the exons ATGGTGCCTTCCCGGATGACTGGAGGATTGGCACAATCATTGTCGAGCTCGGGAATATTTTTCCAAGGAGATGGCCAGTCCCAGGTTGCAGGGAATTCTCAGCTGAGTTCAAATTTTGTGAACTCGTCTAATTCATTACACGTACAAGCATGTGCCAACTTGGGTCCTGTTTCTGGGGATATTAGCAGCACAATTTTGAATGGTGTGGCAAGCTCCATACCCAGTGTTGGTGCCAGCTCTCTGGTCACTGATGCCAACTCGGGTCTTCCAGAAGTTCCTCATCTGCAGAGAAGTGCGAGTATAAATACAGAATCTCACATGCGCTTACCGGCATCACCCATGTCTTTTTCATCCAATAACATTTGCATTTCAGTGTCATCTGTTATGGATGCATCCTCTATGGCGCAGCAAAGCTCCAATCGAGACCTGGGCTTGCAACAAGGCCAAAAGATTCAGCAGCATCAAGGAGCTTCAATTTCCACATCTGGTGATCCAAGGATGCCTAATTCTTTCACTCAGGATCCTGCTGCTATATCTACACAACAGAAGAAACCTCGCTTGGACGTGAAGCAGGAAGATGTTATACAGCAGCAGGTGCTGCAACAGCTATTGCGGAATCAGGATATCATGCAGTTACAGAATCCCAATCCTCAATTGCAAGCTTTGATCCAGCAGCAGAAACTAAGGCAACAGCAGCAACAACTGCTGCAAAATATGCCACCAATGCAGCGGGCTCAACTATTGCAGCAACAACAGCAGTTGCAGTTAAGGCAGCAGCTTCAACAGCAAGGAATGCCGCCTGCATCTGGAGTAAAGCGCCCCTATGATGGTGGTGTATGCTCACGCCGGCTTATGCAATACCTGTACCATCAGAGACAGAGGACTGCT GACAATCCTATTGCATATTGGAGAAAATTTGTGGCTGAGTATTACTCTCCACGTGCAAAGAAGAGATGGTGCTTGTCTTTATATGATAATGTTGGAAATCATTCACTTGGGGTATTTCCCCAGGCAGCAATG GATGCATGGCTGTGTGACATATGTGGCTCAAAATCTGGAAGGGGATTTG AGGCAACTTTTGAAGTGTTCCCTAGACTTAATGAAATCAAATTTGGCAGTGGTGTTATTGACGAGCTTCTATTTTTGGACTTGCCTCGGGAGTGTAGATTCCCGTCAGGCATGATGATGCTGGAGTATGGAAAGGCGGTTCAAGAAAGTGTGTTCGAACAACTCCGTGTGGTTCGTGAGGGTCAGCTTCGTATCATGTTCACTCCAGATTTAAAG atattatcttgggaattTTGTGCACGGCGTCATGAAGAACTTCTTCCTCGTAAATTGGTTGCACCACAG GTAAATCAATTGTTGCAGGTTGCGCAGAAATGTCAAAGTACTATTTCTGAGAGTGGATCCAGTGGAGTTTCTCAGTCAGATATTCAAGCAAACAGTGCCAT GGTTGTCACAGCTAGACGTCAGCTTGCTAGAAGCTTGGAGTTGCAGTCGTTAAATGACTTGGGATTTTCCAAAAGATATGTACGGTGCCTGCAG ATAGCTGAGGTAGTCAACAGCATGAAAGACCTGATGGATTTCTGCAGTGAACAGAAAGTTGGGCCTACTG AGGGGTTGAAAAACATACCAAGACATATCAAAGAAGTCAATGCCCAGATGCAAAAGGCGCAAGCAATGGAGCAGATGAGAAGTATTCAAGGTCCGCCGGCTGATCCCAACATGCTCCATAAGTTTATGGCAATTCGACCTTCTCTCAATAGCCAAATGAATAATAATACCCAACGTGCAGTAGTTGGACAAGAAGCTTTGAGCAGCTCAGCACAGGCTACTGCTGCATTGAGTAACTACCCAACTTTACTGACAAGACAAAACTCAACTAACTCGAATCATAATTCTGTTCATCTGGAGGCATCTTCTCCTTTTAGTACTGCCAGCCAACCTCGATCTTCAATGATTCCCACATCTTCTGGTATTTTGCCCAGAGCCTTGCAGATACCGCCGGTCGGTGGCTTTTCGAGTTGCCATTTACCACAGCAACAGCAAGTACCCCAACATTCATCAGGTGGGAATGTCTTGCAACAGCATATGATACAGCAATTGCTGCAAGATATGAGCAACAAGAATAGTGGGGGAGCCGTTCCACAGCAGTCCCTTTCTGTCCATAATAATTCAGGTGGGAATTGGGATGCCCGTGAGTTGAGGAATAGCGACTCACCCGCAGCAGTGAATGGGCCAGGGAATGTTGTCGGCCAGCAGCCACCAAGCAGAAGCAACAGTTTCAAAGCTACTGCAAATGGGGAGTCTTCGGCACCCACTGGCACTTTTGGATTCAGCCAAAAACCATCAGATTTGCCACATAATCTTCATCTATCTGATGAGTTGGTTAATGATATTGCCCATGAGTACATCGAAAATGGGTTTTttagtaatgatttcgatgacgATATGAACTTCAGCTGGAAACCGTGA
- the LOC142532198 gene encoding putative transcriptional regulator SLK2 isoform X2 — protein sequence MVPSRMTGGLAQSLSSSGIFFQGDGQSQVAGNSQLSSNFVNSSNSLHVQACANLGPVSGDISSTILNGVASSIPSVGASSLVTDANSGLPEVPHLQRSASINTESHMRLPASPMSFSSNNICISVSSVMDASSMAQQSSNRDLGLQQGQKIQQHQGASISTSGDPRMPNSFTQDPAAISTQQKKPRLDVKQEDVIQQQVLQQLLRNQDIMQLQNPNPQLQALIQQQKLRQQQQQLLQNMPPMQRAQLLQQQQQLQLRQQLQQQGMPPASGVKRPYDGGVCSRRLMQYLYHQRQRTADNPIAYWRKFVAEYYSPRAKKRWCLSLYDNVGNHSLGVFPQAAMDAWLCDICGSKSGRGFEATFEVFPRLNEIKFGSGVIDELLFLDLPRECRFPSGMMMLEYGKAVQESVFEQLRVVREGQLRIMFTPDLKILSWEFCARRHEELLPRKLVAPQVNQLLQVAQKCQSTISESGSSGVSQSDIQANSAMVVTARRQLARSLELQSLNDLGFSKRYVRCLQIAEVVNSMKDLMDFCSEQKVGPTEGLKNIPRHIKEVNAQMQKAQAMEQMRSIQVVGQEALSSSAQATAALSNYPTLLTRQNSTNSNHNSVHLEASSPFSTASQPRSSMIPTSSGILPRALQIPPVGGFSSCHLPQQQQVPQHSSGGNVLQQHMIQQLLQDMSNKNSGGAVPQQSLSVHNNSGGNWDARELRNSDSPAAVNGPGNVVGQQPPSRSNSFKATANGESSAPTGTFGFSQKPSDLPHNLHLSDELVNDIAHEYIENGFFSNDFDDDMNFSWKP from the exons ATGGTGCCTTCCCGGATGACTGGAGGATTGGCACAATCATTGTCGAGCTCGGGAATATTTTTCCAAGGAGATGGCCAGTCCCAGGTTGCAGGGAATTCTCAGCTGAGTTCAAATTTTGTGAACTCGTCTAATTCATTACACGTACAAGCATGTGCCAACTTGGGTCCTGTTTCTGGGGATATTAGCAGCACAATTTTGAATGGTGTGGCAAGCTCCATACCCAGTGTTGGTGCCAGCTCTCTGGTCACTGATGCCAACTCGGGTCTTCCAGAAGTTCCTCATCTGCAGAGAAGTGCGAGTATAAATACAGAATCTCACATGCGCTTACCGGCATCACCCATGTCTTTTTCATCCAATAACATTTGCATTTCAGTGTCATCTGTTATGGATGCATCCTCTATGGCGCAGCAAAGCTCCAATCGAGACCTGGGCTTGCAACAAGGCCAAAAGATTCAGCAGCATCAAGGAGCTTCAATTTCCACATCTGGTGATCCAAGGATGCCTAATTCTTTCACTCAGGATCCTGCTGCTATATCTACACAACAGAAGAAACCTCGCTTGGACGTGAAGCAGGAAGATGTTATACAGCAGCAGGTGCTGCAACAGCTATTGCGGAATCAGGATATCATGCAGTTACAGAATCCCAATCCTCAATTGCAAGCTTTGATCCAGCAGCAGAAACTAAGGCAACAGCAGCAACAACTGCTGCAAAATATGCCACCAATGCAGCGGGCTCAACTATTGCAGCAACAACAGCAGTTGCAGTTAAGGCAGCAGCTTCAACAGCAAGGAATGCCGCCTGCATCTGGAGTAAAGCGCCCCTATGATGGTGGTGTATGCTCACGCCGGCTTATGCAATACCTGTACCATCAGAGACAGAGGACTGCT GACAATCCTATTGCATATTGGAGAAAATTTGTGGCTGAGTATTACTCTCCACGTGCAAAGAAGAGATGGTGCTTGTCTTTATATGATAATGTTGGAAATCATTCACTTGGGGTATTTCCCCAGGCAGCAATG GATGCATGGCTGTGTGACATATGTGGCTCAAAATCTGGAAGGGGATTTG AGGCAACTTTTGAAGTGTTCCCTAGACTTAATGAAATCAAATTTGGCAGTGGTGTTATTGACGAGCTTCTATTTTTGGACTTGCCTCGGGAGTGTAGATTCCCGTCAGGCATGATGATGCTGGAGTATGGAAAGGCGGTTCAAGAAAGTGTGTTCGAACAACTCCGTGTGGTTCGTGAGGGTCAGCTTCGTATCATGTTCACTCCAGATTTAAAG atattatcttgggaattTTGTGCACGGCGTCATGAAGAACTTCTTCCTCGTAAATTGGTTGCACCACAG GTAAATCAATTGTTGCAGGTTGCGCAGAAATGTCAAAGTACTATTTCTGAGAGTGGATCCAGTGGAGTTTCTCAGTCAGATATTCAAGCAAACAGTGCCAT GGTTGTCACAGCTAGACGTCAGCTTGCTAGAAGCTTGGAGTTGCAGTCGTTAAATGACTTGGGATTTTCCAAAAGATATGTACGGTGCCTGCAG ATAGCTGAGGTAGTCAACAGCATGAAAGACCTGATGGATTTCTGCAGTGAACAGAAAGTTGGGCCTACTG AGGGGTTGAAAAACATACCAAGACATATCAAAGAAGTCAATGCCCAGATGCAAAAGGCGCAAGCAATGGAGCAGATGAGAAGTATTCAAG TAGTTGGACAAGAAGCTTTGAGCAGCTCAGCACAGGCTACTGCTGCATTGAGTAACTACCCAACTTTACTGACAAGACAAAACTCAACTAACTCGAATCATAATTCTGTTCATCTGGAGGCATCTTCTCCTTTTAGTACTGCCAGCCAACCTCGATCTTCAATGATTCCCACATCTTCTGGTATTTTGCCCAGAGCCTTGCAGATACCGCCGGTCGGTGGCTTTTCGAGTTGCCATTTACCACAGCAACAGCAAGTACCCCAACATTCATCAGGTGGGAATGTCTTGCAACAGCATATGATACAGCAATTGCTGCAAGATATGAGCAACAAGAATAGTGGGGGAGCCGTTCCACAGCAGTCCCTTTCTGTCCATAATAATTCAGGTGGGAATTGGGATGCCCGTGAGTTGAGGAATAGCGACTCACCCGCAGCAGTGAATGGGCCAGGGAATGTTGTCGGCCAGCAGCCACCAAGCAGAAGCAACAGTTTCAAAGCTACTGCAAATGGGGAGTCTTCGGCACCCACTGGCACTTTTGGATTCAGCCAAAAACCATCAGATTTGCCACATAATCTTCATCTATCTGATGAGTTGGTTAATGATATTGCCCATGAGTACATCGAAAATGGGTTTTttagtaatgatttcgatgacgATATGAACTTCAGCTGGAAACCGTGA